Proteins encoded within one genomic window of Vanrija pseudolonga chromosome 3, complete sequence:
- the Dcp1b gene encoding mRNA-decapping enzyme 1B: MAARAPASPGPDAAALRLQTNLRAVQRADPGLAEILDTANYTVIYHYGDDRWIKQKQEGSMFVVRRTKSPEYALFLLNRAAIKNVTIPLVPGEMKAKVIDASMLQLQRRGEKAPYGIWFADPSDVPRFADTILKVCGPPSAKPAAGAAEAPAPAPAPAVPAPITGASEDGFSRLFSGLTTVSGNPHSQSASPLPSALPPAPAPRPAPVPVPQPVQQAYPPAPFPPGQFQLPGLPIPGLNAPLPGPPPPGFPPGGAGFPPGPPQGFPNNAGPYPPSPQRMPPPFQHPYTPPPPVRHSATPPAASSEPPLKAPPPAPLPAQSYAPGQTVDDLLSSILGVPGGAGGPPVPAPVSAGPGAQPAPTPSSPSKPGPQGPVPTQAARRASRVPAQQQSQSPSNNNNNNPDVALLRDAVVTPFANGARSTAPLGRQDLADVLVRLLQTDPRFVDDVWRTYLARIGAPQPPPHV; the protein is encoded by the exons AtggccgcccgcgcgccagCCTCGCCCGGCCCGGACGCCGCAGCCCTCCGACTCCAGACCAACCTCCGCGCcgtgcagcgcgccgaccccggcctcgccgagATCCTCGACACGGCAAACTACACCGTTATTTACCACTATGGCGACGACCGGTGGATCAAGCAGAAGCAGGAGGGCTCGATGTTTGTCGTTCGGAG AACCAAGTCCCCCGAGTacgccctcttcctcctcaaccGCGCGGCCATCAAAAACGTCACCATCCCCCTCGTCCCCGGCGAGATGAAGGCCAAGGTCATCGACGCGAGCATGCTCCAGCTGCAGCGCAGAGGCGAGA AAGCACCGTACGGTATCTGGTTTGCGGACCCGTCCGACGTGCCGCGCTTCGCCGACACGATTCTCAA GGTGTGCGGCCCGCCATCAGccaagccagcagcaggagcagctgAGGCACCCGCCCCAGCGCCTGCACCGGCCGTCCCAGCGCCCATcaccggcgcgagcgaggacggcTTCTCGCGCCTCTTCTCGGGCCTCACAACG GTCTCGGGCAACCCCCACTCTCAGTCCGCGTCGCCATTGCCCAGCGCACTCCCGCCAGCACCTGCACCTAGACCTGCACCGGTCCCGGTTCCACAGCCAGTACAGCAAGCGTACCCCCCAGCACCGTTTCCCCCTGGGCAGTTCCAGCTGCCTGGGCTACCGATCCCAGGCCTCAACGCTCCTCTGCCCGGTCCCCCGCCACCAGGCTTCCCTCCAGGCGGCGCCGGATTCCCTCCCGGTCCGCCTCAAGGCTTCCCCAACAACGCAGGCCCGTACCCCCCGTCACCGCAGCGCATGCCACCGCCTTTCCAGCACCCGTacaccccgcccccgccagtCCGGCACTCGGCCAccccgcctgccgcctcgtccgagcCCCCGCTCAAGGCACCCCCACCGGCGCCACTGCCGGCCCAGTCGTACGCGCCCGGCCAGACCGTCGACGACTTGTTGAGCAGCATTCTCGGTGTCCCAGGTGGTGCCGGTGGGCCACCAGTGCCCGCGCCAGTCAGTGCCGGCCCTGGTGCTCAGCCTGCGCCGACTCCTTCATCTCCTTCCAAGCCAGGGCCACAGGGGCCCGTCCCCACACAGGCTGCCAgacgcgcgtcgcgcgttcccgcgcagcagcagtccCAGTCAcccagcaacaacaacaacaacaacccagACGTAGccctgctgcgcgacgcggtTGTCACGCCGTTCGCCAACGGCGCGCGGTCAACTGCCCCCCTCGGCCGTCAGGACCTTGCtgacgtcctcgtccgcctctTGCAG ACGGACCCTCGCTTTGTTGACGACGTGTGGCGCACTTATCTCGCTCGCATCGGCGCCCCCCAGCCTCCACCGCACGTGTAG
- the ACLY gene encoding ATP-citrate synthase, translated as MSTKAIREFDAKQLVSFWLTRSPTPIPTVTESTAVPVKVAQVEWDAETNQLQPPIKPGHGLPDWVFTDKLVGKPDQLIKRRGKAGLLCLNKGWEETGKWIEDRAGKPVQVEHTTGTLKTFVLEPFLPHPANTEYYVCINSTREGDWIYFTHEGGVDVGDVDAKALKLLLPVGKPFPKREVVISTLLEHVPEQKKDVLADFIIRLYAVYVDLHFAYLEINPLICLDPVDGKPAEIYYLDMAAKLDQTADFICGPKWAVARDQASATSASGPVKADRGPPMVWPAPFGRDLTKEEAYIQKLDASTGASLKLTVLNAKGSVWTMVAGGGASVVYSDAIAAAGFAHELANYGEYSGAPTEGQTYEYARTILDLMTRGEPLPNGKVLIIGGGAANFSDVAATFKGIIRALKEHKEGLIRHNTRIWVRRAGPNYQEGLKAMRLCGESLGVPIKVYGPESPITAIVPMALGLLKDQSTAPSRVSSSADLQAVIEASTEKAKKANGPERAGANVGAIKPDGSREQPGDQIVHFDTEKISARPWFRPFDAQTRSFVFGLQPRAIQGMLDFDFSCGRKTPSVAAMIYPFGGHHIQKFYWGTKETLLPVYTTVGEAIKKHPDVDVVVNFASSRSVYSSTLEILTFPQIKAIGIIAEGVPERHAREILHLAQEKNVIIIGPATVGGIKPGCFRIGNTGGMMDNLISCKLYRPGSVGYVSKSGGMSNELNSILAQTTNGVYEGVAIGGDRYPGTSFIDHILRYEADPECKLILLLGEVGGTEEYRVIEAVKSGKLTKPVVAWAIGTCAKMFTSEVQFGHAGSMANSDLETADAKNKAMRAAGIIVPDTFEDLPEVLTAVYKKLVDNGTIVPKPEIEAPQIPMDYNWASKLGLIRKPAAFISTISDERGQELMYAGMRISDVFKENIGIGGVISLLWFKRRLPEYATKFIEMVLQLTADHGPAVSGAMNTIITARAGKDLISSLVAGLLTIGDRFGGALDGAAAEFSRGVNSGLSPREFVDSMRKQNKLIPGIGHKIKSKTNPDLRVVLVVDYVKKHFPSHRTLDFALAVEDVTTQKSSTLILNVDGAIAASFCDLLTGCGAFTEEEATEYLRNGTLNGLFVLGRSMGFIGHYLDQKMLKQPLYRHPADDIFVMMGGNERTVVQP; from the exons ATGTCCACCAAGG CTATCCGCGAGTTCGACGCCAAGCAGCTTGTGTCCTTCtggctcactcgctcgcccacccccaTCCCGACCGTCACCGAGTCGACCGCCGTCCCCGTCAAGGTCGCCCAGGTCGAGTGGGACGCTGAGACCAACCAGCTCCAGCCCCCCATCAAGCCCGGCCACGGCCTCCCCGACTGGGTCTTCaccgacaagctcgtcggcaagccCGACCAGCTGATCAAGCGTCGTGGAAAGGCCGGCCTCCTTTGCCTCAACAAGGGCTGGGAGGAGACTGGCAAGTGGATCGAGGACCGCGCCGGCAAGCCCGTCCAGGTCGAGCACACCACCGGCACCCTCAAGACCTTCGTCCTTGAGcccttcctcccccaccccgccaaCACCGAGTACTACGTCTGTATCAACTCGACTCGCGAGGGTGACTGGATCTACTTCACCCACGAGGgtggtgtcgacgtcggagACGTTGacgccaaggcgctcaagctcctcctccccgtcggCAAGCCCTTCCccaagcgcgaggtcgtcatctcgaccctcctcgagcacgtcccCGAGCAGAAGAAGGATGTTCTGGCCGACTTCATCATCCGCCTCTACGCCGTCTACGTTGACCTCCACTTCGCCTACCTCGAGATCAACCCCCTCATCTgcctcgaccccgtcgacggcaagcccgcCGAGATCTACTACCTCGACAtggccgccaagctcgaccagACTGCCGACTTCATCTGTGGTCCCAAGTGGGCTGTTGCCCGTGACCAGGCCTCTGCTACCTCGGCTTCTGGCCCTGTCAAGGCCGACCGTGGACCCCCCATGGTCTGGCCCGCCCCCTTCGGCCGTGACctcaccaaggaggaggcctACATCCAGAAGCTCGACGCCTCGACCGGTGCCTCGCTCAAGCTCACTGTCCTCAACGCCAAGGGTTCCGTCTGGACCATGgttgctggtggtggtgcctcGGTCGTCTACTCGGACGCCattgccgccgctggctttgcccacgagctcgccaacTACGGCGAGTACTCGGGTGCCCCCACCGAGGGCCAGACCTACGAGTACGCTCGCACCATCCTTGACCTCATGACCCGCGGCGAGCCTCTCCCCAACGGTAAGGTCCTCATcattggtggtggtgccgccaACTTCTCCGACGTTGCTGCCACCTTCAAGGGTATCATCCGTGCCCTCAAGGAGCACAAGGAGGGTCTCATCCGCCACAACACCCGTATTTGGGTTCGTCGTGCCGGCCCCAACTACCAGGAGGGTCTCAAGGCCATGCGCCTCTGCGGCGAGTCGCTCGGTGTCCCCATCAAGGTCTACGGCCCCGAGTCGCCCATCACCGCCATTGTCCCCATGGCTCTTGGTCTCCTCAAGGACCAGTCGACTGCTCCCAGCCgcgtctcgtcctcggccgacCTCCAGGCTGTCATTGAGGCCTCGaccgagaaggccaagaaggccaacgGCCCCGAGCGCGCTGGCGCCAACGTCGGTGCCATCAAGCCCGACGGCAGCCGCGAGCAGCCCGGTGACCAGATTGTCCACTTCGACACCGAGAAGATCAGCGCCCGCCCCTGGTTCCGTCCCTTCGACGCCCAGACCCGCTCGTTCGTCTTCGGTCTCCAGCCCCGTGCTATCCAGGGCAtgctcgactttgacttcTCGTGTGGCCGCAAGACCCCTTCGGTCGCTGCCATGATCTACCCCTTCGGTGGTCACCACATCCAGAAGTTCTACTGGGGCACGAAGGAGACCCTCCTCCCAGTCTACACCACCGTCGGTGAGGCGATCAAAAAGCACCCCGACGTCGATGTGGTTGTCAACTtcgcctcgtctcgctcgGTCTACTCGTCGACCCTCGAGATCCTCACCTTCCCCCAGATCAAGGCCATCGGCATCATTGCCGAGGGTGTCCCCGAGCGCCACGCCCGTGAGATCCTCCACCTTGCCCAGGAGAAGAacgtcatcatcatcggtCCCGCTACCGTTGGTGGTATCAAGCCCGGCTGCTTCCGTATTGGAAACACTGGCGGCATGATGGACAACCTCATCTCGTGCAAGCTCTACCGCCCCGGTTCGGTCGGCTACGTCTCCAAGTCGGGTGGCATGTCCAACGAGCTCAACTCGATCCTCGCCCAGACCACCAACGGTGTCTACGAGGGTGTCGCCATCGGTGGTGACCGTTACCCCGGTACCTCGTTCATCGACCACATCCTCCGTTACGAGGCCGACCCCGAGTGCAAGCTCATCCTCCTTCTCGGAGAGGTCGGTGGTACCGAGGAGTACCGCGTcatcgaggccgtcaagTCGGGCAAGCTCACCAAGCCCGTCGTTGCCTGGGCCATCGGTACCTGCGCCAAGATGTTCACCTCGGAGGTTCAGTTCGGTCACGCCGGTTCCATGGCCAACTCGGACCTcgagacggccgacgccAAGAACAAGGCCATGCGCGCCGCTGGCATCATTGTTCCCGACACCTTCGAGGACCTCCCCGAGGTTCTCACCGCCGTCTACAAGAAGCTTGTTGACAACGGCACCATTGTCCCCAAGCCCGAGATTGAGGCTCCCCAGATCCCCATGGACTACAACTGGGCTtccaagctcggcctcatcCGCAAGCCTGCCGCCTTCATCTCGACCATCTCGGACGAGCGTGGCCAGGAGCTCATGTACGCCGGCATGCGCATCTCGGACGTCTTCAAGGAGAACATTGGTATCGGTGGTGTCATCTCGCTTCTCTGGTTCAAGCGTCGTCTCCCCGAGTACGCCACCAAGTTCATCGAGATGGTCCTCCAGCTCACTGCCGACCACGGTCCCGCCGTCTCGGGTGCCATGAACACCATCATCACTGCCCGTGCCGGCAAGGACCTcatctcgtcgctcgtcgctggtCTCCTTACCATTGGTGACCGCTTCGGTGGTGCTCTtgacggtgccgccgccgagttcTCGCGCGGTGTCAACTCGGGTCTCTCGCCCCGCGAGTTTGTCGACTCTATGCGCAAGCAGAACAAGCTCATCCCCGGTATTGGCCACAAGATCAAGTCCAAGACCAACCCCGACCTCCGTGTCGTTCTTGTCGTCGACTACGTCAAGAAGCACTTCCCCTCGCACCGCACCCTCGacttcgccctcgccgtcgaggacgtcacCACCCAGAAGTCGTCTACCCTCATCCTCAACGTTGACGGTGCCATCGCCGCCTCGTTCTGCGACCTTCTCACTGGCTGCGGTGCcttcaccgaggaggaggccaccGAGTACCTCCGCAACGGTACCCTCAACGGTCTCTTCGTCCTTGGTCGTTCGATGGGTTTCATCGGTCACTACCTCGACCAGAAGATGCTCAAGCAGCCTCTCTACCGTCACCCTGCCGACGACATCTTCGTCATGATGGGTGGCAACGAGCGCACTGTCGTTCAGCCCTAA
- the SEC2 gene encoding Rab guanine nucleotide exchange factor SEC2, producing the protein MADTTDEDKHRPDESAEAAKDTDAPAPDASSSHDASAADEPLTSKPADDETKHDQPAEAAEEPKPKPKPAPASPNKIKRRPVPSALELEGTSYADGPNIEVSSAATLATLERAAEIEKDHAPDSPTTSLIAALRSQLELVSEQAGQLNSKLVASISRHADLEDQVYMLEGERREQDERVVELERDKARWEESMNTGLLVERAQIRDEMQRLAAGLVEEERRRGSAEERRAQVENEVDDLAATLFDQANTMVATERMSRAQAEERLKESEDNLAAAEAAVRDMQLHLQSLSTPAESSAGGTAAAAAAARHILASHPPYAEFMSFVQHIRAARPRKGKSRDLYPAPLATNLLTHPFLVRAIVEDHDPTLRLDAAPELSFLSRPRVNTAIISGELLIEPVNAAALGPPENVKCAMCGTLVFGAAAHGQGARLASSRFSLKPFFSSPGTPVSSTLAASTSVYVFRVPTGAEKDARAYPLCKNGWCLERLRAACALWHFVRTGIVQSLWFSEDVTHSRNPSAANAAEIVATAAAAAAPVTPAAPTDGADDGTPRPVDLSRTPPDADKLSLSPAPPPLPERPAAAQRKSGWGLGGFKWSRNTPPTTPGPDTPKESTFAALVATGPDAKAAEALGAPISLGEEEKKDEVRVVKEEEEEAVEEEEPKEKEEADEKEKSEEKEKTEEVAEAKEAEKTEEKAETAEKAHDEKADETGDDKPASPADEHLKADHTDDTELSRSGSRTGSEAETASFATPHNEPADLPEVEGGETNDETAAKDEAKSEEKAEEKAVEDKPASATTDSPSPSSSPPKSDSPPPPPRSKARGAAPPPLPKRAPARKVTSEAVVSPPDTPTEATHAEAGAKADDSVEEPATPTTATATEAPTTGNSAATLVEPTPVPAPAVEHARSASASGARVPPPLPPRHPRTPNAPVEGRTSSEEMPPPPLPVPRTEKSFLTGDAWEARTWRQVVKLKEDMWRARVGVVDDGE; encoded by the exons ATGGCAGACACGACAGACGAGGACAAGCATCGCCCAGACGAGTCAGCagaggcggccaaggacaCCGACGCCCCAGCtcccgacgcgtcgtcgtcgcatgACGCGTCTGCCGCTGACGAGCCATTGACATCCAagcctgccgacgacgagacgaaGCACGaccagcccgccgaggctgccgaggagccaAAGCCCAAGCCAAAGCCCGCACCCGCCTCGCCCAACAAGATCAAGCGACGACCAGTGCCGtccgcgctcgagctcgaagGCACGTCGTACGCTGACGGCCCGAATATCGAG GTCTCGTCAGCAGCGACGCTCGCAACGCTCGAACGTGCGGCCGAGATCGAAAAGGACCAtgcgcccgactcgccgacgacgtcgctcATCGCCGCTCTGCGGtcccagctcgagctcgtgtcCGAGCAGGCGGGCCAGCTCAACTCGAAGCTCGTCGCCAGCATctcgcgccacgccgacctcgaggaccaGGTGTACATGCTCGAAGGGGAGCGGCGGGAGCAGGACGAGCgcgtggtcgagctcgagcgcgacaagGCGCGCTGGGAGGAGAGCATGAACACTGGCCtgctggtcgagcgcgcgcagatCCGCGACGAGATGCAGCGCCTCGCTGCTGGCCtcgttgaggaggagcggagACGAGggagcgccgaggagcgccgaGCACAGGTCGAgaacgaggtcgacgacctcgccgcgacgCTGTTCGACCAG GCCAACACCATGGTCGCGACGGAGCGCATGAGCCGTGCCCAGGCCGAAGAGCGGCTCAAGGAGTCCGAGGACaacctcgctgctgccgaggcggccgtccGCGACATGCAGCTACACCTCCAGTCGCTGTCAACGcccgccgagtcgtcggcaggcggcaccgcggccgccgccgcggcagcgcGCCATATCCTCGCTAGTCACCCGCCCTACGCCGAGTTCATGTCGTTTGTCCAGCACATtcgcgccgcccggcccCGCAAGGGCAAGTCGCGCGACCTCTACCCCGCGCCCTTGGCGACCAACCTCCTCACGCACCCGTTCCTTGTGCGTGCCATAGTCGAAGACCACGACCCGACACTGCGCCTCGATGCGGCTCCCGAGCTCAGCTTCCTctcgcgcccgcgcgtcAACACGGCCATCATCTCGGGCGAGCTCCTCATCGAGCccgtcaacgccgccgccctcggcccacCAGAGAACGTCAAGTGCGCAATGTGCGGCACCTTGGTgttcggcgcggccgcgcacGGCCAGGGCGCAAGACTCGCATCGAGCCGCTTCTCGCTCAagcccttcttctcgagcCCAGGTACCCCCGTCAGCTCTACACttgccgcctcgacgagcgtgtATGTCTTCCGCGTCCCCACCGGTGCGGAGAAGGACGCAAGGGCCTACCCCCTGTGCAAGAATGGGTGGtgccttgagcgcctgcgcgcggcgtgtgcgCTGTGGCACTTTGTGCGCACCGGTATTGTCCAGTCACTCTGGTTCTCCGAGGACGTGACGCACAGCAGGAACCCGAGCGCGGCGAACGCTGCGGAGATTgtcgccacggcggcggcggcggcggcaccagtgacgcccgcagcgccgacTGACGGAGCCGACGACGGAACGCCTAGACCTGTCGACCTGAGCCGCAccccgcccgacgccgacaagctctCGTTGTCGCCTGCACCCCCGCCTCTGCCTGAGCGCCCGGCGGCAGCCCAGCGCAAGTCGGGCTGGGGTCTCGGCGGCTTCAAGTGGTCGCGCAACACGCCCCCAACGACTCCCGGTCCCGACACGCCAAAGGAGAGCACCTTTGCGGCCTTGGTTGCTACAGGCCCAgacgccaaggcggccgaagcgctcggcgcgccgatcagcctcggcgaggaggagaagaaggatgAGGTGAGGGTGgtgaaggaggaggaggaggaggcggtagaggaggaggagccaaaggagaaggaggaggctgaTGAGAAGGAGAAGtccgaggagaaggagaagacTGAGGAAgttgccgaggccaaggaggccgagaagactgaggagaaggccgagacgGCTGAGAAGGCCCACGACGAGAAGGCAGATGAGACTGGTGACGACAAGCCCGCCTCACCTGCCGATGAAcacctcaaggccgaccacaccgacgacacggagCTCTCCCGCTCTGGCTCGCGCACTGGCTCCGAGGCTGAGACGGCGTCGTTCGCCACGCCTCACAATGAGCCGGCCGACCTGCCCGAAGTCGAGGGGGGCGAGACTAATGACGAGACTGCGGCCAAGGATGAGGCTAAGTCtgaggagaaggccgaggagaaggccgtTGAGGACAAGCCCGCCAGTGCGACTACCGACTCGCCCAGCccatcgtcctcgccgcccaaaTCTgactcgcccccgccgcctccacgGTCCAAGGCGCGTGGTgccgcgccaccaccgctgccCAAGCGTGCCCCCGCGCGCAAGGTTACCTCGGAGGCAGTTGTGTCGCCGCCTGACACGCCAACCGAGGCGACCCACGCCGAagccggcgccaaggccgatgACTCCGTCGAGGAGCCCGCTACACCGACCACCGCGACCGCCACCGAGGCCCCGACCACTGGCAACTCTGCCGCcacgctcgtcgagcccACCCCCGTCCCGGCACCTGCCGTTGAACACGCCCGCTCGGCCTCTGCATCTGGCGCCCGTGTCCCGCCTCCGCTCCCCCCCAGACACCCTCGCACGCCGAACGCGCCGGTCGAGGGCCGCACCTCGAGCGAGGAGatgcccccgcccccgctgcctGTGCCGCGTACCGAGAAGTCGTTCCTCACGGGCGATGCGTGGGAGGCGCGCACGTGGCGCCAGGtcgtcaagctcaaggaggacatgtggcgcgcgcgcgtgggcgtCGTGGATGATGGCGAGTAG
- the sorC_0 gene encoding FAD-dependent monooxygenase sorC, with protein sequence MTVTLDNSAPPSQDSVPQLRIAIVGAGLVGSAAIVGLSKLPNTSVVAFEKAPDPREGGAWISLTSSAFQALANLVPLSDINNIVYRPVQGGDYQHRHWRTGELMHGAKTSPHIRPEFAAARTTRPTLHATILKRCPPDTIRYGHRVTGVQIQDDGRARLDFDNGDDEGDFDLVVAADGLYSPIRRKYHPNDSVKYQGVAAYRSVFPKERLAPVAHLLNPDTSVWWGPGGEMIFLSELGLGTYGIIVILRDEEEVAKSLRWESEHTLLDKLRTHFAKWDPVVPAVLDLLPDIQALPLESGPWLESLTQDGRVVFVGDAAHPTAGAYGAGAGMGYADAWGLYCALSGMSTGQGTGTSYDVPAALQVFDKARLPFLHRVAKQFVVDEINGKYIAAAKGDEEEWIKRFKETAPARIKWLVEHDVELEVIKQLGEKSFT encoded by the exons aTGACTGTGACGCTTGACAACAGTGCACCTCCCAGCCAGGACTCAGTCCCACAGCTCCGTATAGC catcgtcggcgccgggctggtCGGCAGTGCAGCCATCGTGGGACTTTCCAAGCTCCCCAACACCTCCGTCGTGGCGTTTGAGAAAGCTCCCGACCCGCGCGAAGGTGGCGCTTGGATCAGCctgacctcgtcggcattCCAAgcgctcgccaacctcgtTCCCCTGTCCGATATCAACAACATCGTGTACCGTCCCGTCCAGGGGGGCGACTACCAGCACCGCCACTGGAGGACGGGCGAACTCATGCACGGAGCCAAGACCAGCCCGCACATTCGTCCCGAGTTTGCGGCGGCACGCACCACCCGCCCGACGCTACATGCCACGATCTTGAAGCGCTGCCCGCCCGACACGATTCGCTACGGCCACCGCGTCACCGGGGTGCAGATCCaggacgacggccgcgcgcgcctcgactttgacaatggagacgacgagggcgacttTGACCTcgttgttgccgccgacgggctTTACTCGCCCATCAGGCGTAAATACCACCCCAACGACTCTGTAAAGTACcagggcgtcgcggcgtacCGCTCCGTGTTCCCCAAGGAGCGCCTTGCGCCAGTCGCGCACCTTCTGAACCCCGACACGTCGGTTTGGTGGGGGCCAGGAGGGGAGATGATCTTTCTCTCCGAGCTCGGGTTGGGCACCTACggcatcatcgtcatcctACGTGATGAAGAGGAGGTCGCCAAGAGCCTGCGCTGGGAGTCGGAGCATACACTGCTCGACAAGCTGAGGACGCACTTCGCCAAGTGGGACCCCGTCGTGCCGGCGGTCCTCGATCTCCTCCCAGATATCCAGGCCTTGCCCCTCGAATCGGGCCCGTGGCTTGAATCGCTGACACAGGACGGACGTGTCGTGttcgtcggcgacgccgcgcatCCCACCGCCGGTGCGTACGGTGCCGGTGCAGGCATGGGCTACGCGGACGCGTGGGGTCTGTACTGCGCCCTCTCGGGTATGAGTACAGGTCAAGGCACTGGCACAAGCTACGACGTGCCGGCTGCGCTTCAGGTATTCGACAAAGCCCGGCTACCGTTCCTCCACCGCGTCGCGAAGCAGTTTGTCGTCGACGAAATCAACGGCAAGTACATCGCCGCTGCCAAAGGAGACGAAGAGGAGTGGATCAAGAGATTCAAGGAGACAGCCCCCGCCCGTATTAAGTGGCTGGTGGAGCACGACgtggagctcgaggtcatcaAGCAGCTCGGGGAGAAGTCTTTCACATAG
- the adh-1_0 gene encoding Alcohol dehydrogenase 1 — protein MTLHETIPKTHLAAVYSPDTGRTTIETIPTPQQKDLAPGQALVRVLYSGVCGSDINLNAAAKAAKREMVVGHEGTGILVALNDPLCRLAPGAKVGVKYIADTCNQCDFCLKGNDMLCPEMKAHGRHVPGTFQQYVIAYTSQLAPLPDRMSLIHAAPILCGGVTVYKALRDGGVEPGDWVSIPGAGGGCGLLAIQYAKYFGLNTIAVDTGGDKEHLSMAQGADKWVDFELTGDDLVKEVKSATPDGFGPHASIICSPRGEAYPPALASLRPGGTAVLVGLPEGYALPVDVCLSIREKKHVKACFVGNRQEAVDALRIAATGAVRCPVAVRPLGDLQAVYDEMLAGTLFGRVVIDLWA, from the exons ATGACACTACACGAGACTATTCCAAAGACACACCTGGCGGCGGTCTACTCCCCCGACACTGGGCGGACAACGATCGAGACCATCCCCACGCCGCAGCAGAAAGACCTGGCGCCAGGACAGGCGCTGGTACGGGTGCTGTACTCTGGCGTCTGCGGCTCAGACATCAACCTCAACGCCGCGGCGAAGGCAGCGAAGAGGGAGATGGTGGTCGGACACGAGGGGACGGGCATTCTAGTGGCACTCAACGACCCGCTTTGTCGTCTCGCGCCGGGCGCAAAGG TGGGCGTCAAGTATATCGCCGATACGTGCAACCAGTGCGACTTCTGTCTCAAGGGGAATGACATGCTTTGCCCGGAAATGAAAGCCCACGGGCGGCATGTGCCAGGGACCTTCCAGCAGTA CGTCATCGCGTATACGTCTCAGCTCGCCCCGCTGCCCGACCGCATGAGCCTGATCCACGCCGCACCGATCCTCTGCGGCGGAGTCACAGTGTACAAGGCGTTgcgggacggcggcgtggagccTGGCGACTGGGTATCTATCCCTGGCGCAGGTGGCGGCTGTGGCCTCCTGGCGATCCAGTACGCCAAGTACTTTGGGCTCAACACTATCGCGGTGGATACCGGTGGGGACAAGGAGCATCTATCAATGGCCCAAGGAGCCGACAAGTGGGTCGACTTTGAGCTAACGGGCGACGACTTGGTGAAAGA GGTGAAGTCCGCGACGCCAGACGGCTTTGGCCCACATGCAAGCATCATCTGCTCTCCGCGCGGAGAAGCATATCCTCCGGCACTTGCCTCGCTCCGCCCGGGAGGAACGGCGGTCCTCGTGGGCCTGCCCGAGGGCTATGCGCTGCCCGTCGACGTGTGCCTCTCGATCCGGGAGAAGAAGCATGTCAAGGCGTGCTTTGTCGGCAACAGGCaggaggcggtcgacgcgctgcgtATCGCCGCCACGGGCGCCGTCAGGTGCCCCGTTGCAGTGCGCCCGTTGGGCGACCTGCAGGCGGTGTATGATGAGATGCTGGCTGGCACGCTGTTTGGCCGGGTGGTTATTGACT TGTGGGCGTAG